TACAGCAGAGATCATTGTAGGATTGACTGGTCCAATTTTGGAGGAAACTTTGGCTGAGAGAGAAGACTGAGAAGGACACCAGCATGGGTCAGATGATCCTCTGAAGTGAACTTTATCCATATTGAAACCTCTCAACTTAAGAAGACTAAAGAAATCGTTCCATACATCTGCACTTTTGTTCTCAAAATCCCCAGAACCTGAGGAAACAAGTATCTTAACCCATCCTTCGTGGTTTGTGTCCAGAAAAACTGATTCTATGTCTGGAAAGTGTATGTGTGTACACTGAAGTACGATAGCGACACCTGCAGGCTTTATTCCCTGATGCAAAGCAGAACACATCTCATCTGCCAGACGTTGAGGCTCTTGAAGCCGTTTTGCAAATACATCAGCAACACGAGAGAGCTTGCTCAAACCAACAACTCTTTCACCAGAGGGGACATAACCCACATGACACTTGACCTGGAACAGAAGCAAGCAAGACTCACAATAAGAAAACAGGTCAAGATCTCTAACAATCACAAGTCCACCTGCTCCACCTGCATGACCAACTCTATTATCTAGACCAGCTTCAGGGAATAAAGCACCTTGAACAATGTCCTTCACCTTTTGCTTGTACCCTGGAAAAAGAGATATCCTTACTATtggtaataatttattattcaagAAATATGATAATTTGTATCTTAATACAACACTAAAAGGAAATATTCATGTCGAAAATTATGAAGAAAGGCAAAACATATGAAGTGACGAACCAATAATGGAGAAAGAGATTCACTTACCATATAAAGAAAGTGTGTTAAGATCACAGAACTTCATTATGGAATAAAATCTTTTCTTGAGTGATTATGTAATgcagaaaaaaattgaaacagtaTGCCAAAACCTTCCATCTCTCCCATAGACGTGCATGCATTGCATACATACCCAACTGCATATGCAATGTCAAGGGATTGAAGAAAATGCACCTAGCAACTGCATCCATAGGATGGAAGACACCTTTATGACCAGTTATCAGTCGTATAAAACAGATAGACAAATGACTAGTTTACACGGAAAACATGCTTTGACCAGCAGTTGACGCATATCATGATTCATGAATGACATAAATTATTATCTCTTTGGTAATTCTACCTTGTGAAAAAAAACTGTGACCAAAAACATCTATTTTAAGCTGAGAAACCATAATATTTATGCATGATAAATAATGTAGACCAAAGCAAGGCCATGGCATTAAGAGAAGCACATCAACAAAATAAGGGTATGCAGTGGAGCAGAATTGCTGAAATGaaattaacaaaaaagaaaaaatgaaataaagcaATTCAAAAACTTGACAAAGAACTCTGTTGCAGTGAAGGGACTGACTAAACAACAAAATGTCAACATTTTTCAGTAAACTATTCAGTGTCCCTCTCCAAAAGCCTAACCATGTGTCATGCTAGAAATGtttaaagaaaaggaagtaATCAAAACTAATCAGTATCTTTCTTCAGAGTATGTAATTGAGTAAAGGTCAGGAGATCGAGCAAGTTCATGGaggaatttaaaaaatatggcTAAGCACTGAAGCTTTTGAGGAACAAGTTGTAAACCAACCCAGTATCATTGACTGTGTGAGTTGGTGATGTTTGTTCGTATTAACAGGCTAAAATACTACACAAGAAATTAATTCTATATGCTCCTTACCTATGTCCATCCCTTTCACAGCAGGGCAGTCCAACTTACAAGGAAAGAACAGATAGTACACTGTAAAAAGTAACTCATAATACAGAAAGGCTTTCGATAAGTGACAAATACTACATTTTGTCATGTATATAAAACCCTTTTAATTACATGACAAAGCTGAGAAAATACATTGATTTACTCAGTTGAATTTGTATCAGTTTTCAGAAATAGCCTTAAACTATTGGGATGGTGTTCTCTTAATCTTTttccattaaataaaataataagtctCTGCATAAggataatttttgtaaaaatatgattaatacaGTAGACAATTTGGAGTAAGTTTTGTAAAAAGAACTAGGAAACCTTTTTCCAAAAAGTTAAGAAACACTAACTGTGGTAGTCatcaaacaataaaagaaacGAATATCTCCAACTGCAATCGGCGTTTACTTAACCTTTTTCCAAGCAAAAAGACAGTCAGAAGAAATTCTCCATTCCTCTAGTTATGTTTGGCTTTTAGTTGGGAAACCCCAACTCAATTCAAAAAGAACTTCCATTAGTCGAAGTTTGTCTTAAAACTCAGtttaaaatggaagaaaatagAGAgcactttttacaaaattaactcAAACAAGCACTAAAGTGAATGATTTAGATCCATCCATCCATATTTTGTTATTAGATCCAATCATTCACAAAACACATTGCAAAGGTGAAAAATTGTAGCACTCGCTACCATTCAAATGCCAAAGTACATATTGTGTAGCAAACcaagcaaaagaagaaaatagaaagacCTTTTTTTGCATCAAAGAAAATTGAATGGCAAAGCTAAGTCACTCACCTCTGGTTCCTTCACTAAGGGCCTTGGCAACACGAAGTGGTGTCTTTCTCAGTCCTTCCCTGTTTACATCTTCCCCAAGACCCTCCAACAAAACCTTGACAGCCTCCTCAATGGCACCACCATCATTCCCTAACCCCACTTCATCGCAACCATTGCTCACTCCATTTTCAATCTCAACAGCGAAACGCCCATCATCCAAACACCCCATTGAAACaccacaaaaataaaacaaacaaaaagggAGCCAAGAATCTCAATATCCCAAACCCCAAATGATGCCAGAAAAAGTTCTCAACTTTTTTAACAACAAATCTGAATCTTCACCAGCCCACTTGACAATTTTCAATAATATGTTCGGCAGGGTGAGAAACACCCTGAAACAAACGAGTGGTCGTGCAGAAGGAGAAGCTAGATCCAGAACAAACACAGGAATCGTTTAAATCACAAATCTGAATGCGGGATGAAGAAGCGCATGCAAAAGGGTGGCAGAGGCAGAATCGGTGTAAGAAGAAGGCATATACAGAGGGAACAATTATAACCAACCAAGAAATAAGAGAAGTGggtaatgaagaaaataaataaataaataaaagagaggccAATATAAAAGGAATGCAAAATGGTATGGGGGTTGGTAAGTTTGGTAGTGAATGGGGATGGTTGGTTGCTATAAATCAAAAAGTGTCTTGGTAGGGACACAAGGGAAGGCAAGAATTTTAGTGAATCTATTGCAACCTTAGTTTGTCTAATGAGATAAGATATGAAATTCCATTTGGAgcaatgattttattttttacacttaatatatacaaattttgattttatttatatcaattttatatttaattttttatcattttcttcttatcacatcatataatttttatacttattttttgtATTCTCTCTTAGTGTATGTataatgaatattaatttaCCTTTTTACTATCCTTGAATGATTTTTCTTCCATTGGTGGTTTTGAATATGAGTGTTAAGAAACAAATTACATTAACCTTTAAATAAGGTTTTGGTTTCATGTAGTTTTGGGtgtaatttaaagtaattttaatttatatacaaaaatcTATGTTTCACCTTAAttttctagaaaatattttattcatgagtaaaatgtttaattattatactgaaattttttcttttattctcatccatatttaatatttaaatgtaggcttaaatgcttactttgtccccatgttaagaagtgaatttttgtttagtacccgattttaaaattgaatatattgagtcccaaagttgtaaaaattgtataaataaagtcTCCTCTATTAAATTAGCATAAACAGAGTTAAGTTCGTGCTGACCTGACTgcacttttttctctttcctctaCTGTTGCTgccatatttttctctctctctctttttctctccccaATCAAGGTTTTTTTTATTCTCCTTTGTATCTTTATCACCCAAAGAGCCTTCCTCCTTCCTGAAACATTCAACCCCAACCATTAATTCAACCAATTCATCACAAT
This sequence is a window from Vigna angularis cultivar LongXiaoDou No.4 chromosome 2, ASM1680809v1, whole genome shotgun sequence. Protein-coding genes within it:
- the LOC108329733 gene encoding GTP cyclohydrolase 1 isoform X1 codes for the protein MGCLDDGRFAVEIENGVSNGCDEVGLGNDGGAIEEAVKVLLEGLGEDVNREGLRKTPLRVAKALSEGTRGYKQKVKDIVQGALFPEAGLDNRVGHAGGAGGLVIVRDLDLFSYCESCLLLFQVKCHVGYVPSGERVVGLSKLSRVADVFAKRLQEPQRLADEMCSALHQGIKPAGVAIVLQCTHIHFPDIESVFLDTNHEGWVKILVSSGSGDFENKSADVWNDFFSLLKLRGFNMDKVHFRGSSDPCWCPSQSSLSAKVSSKIGPVNPTMISAVASIIESLGEDPLRNELIGTPSRFVKWLMNFQNSKFDVKLNGFLRGGMDALNINEENNLNKKITSELNIPFWSQCEHHLLPFHGVVHIGYLICDGFNPIGKSLLQSIVHFYGFKLQVQERLTRQIAETISPLLGGDVIVVVEASHTCMISRGIEKFGSSTATIAVLGRFSTDPSARASFLQSIPSPTSTGEQ
- the LOC108329733 gene encoding GTP cyclohydrolase 1 isoform X2 encodes the protein MKFCDLNTLSLYGYKQKVKDIVQGALFPEAGLDNRVGHAGGAGGLVIVRDLDLFSYCESCLLLFQVKCHVGYVPSGERVVGLSKLSRVADVFAKRLQEPQRLADEMCSALHQGIKPAGVAIVLQCTHIHFPDIESVFLDTNHEGWVKILVSSGSGDFENKSADVWNDFFSLLKLRGFNMDKVHFRGSSDPCWCPSQSSLSAKVSSKIGPVNPTMISAVASIIESLGEDPLRNELIGTPSRFVKWLMNFQNSKFDVKLNGFLRGGMDALNINEENNLNKKITSELNIPFWSQCEHHLLPFHGVVHIGYLICDGFNPIGKSLLQSIVHFYGFKLQVQERLTRQIAETISPLLGGDVIVVVEASHTCMISRGIEKFGSSTATIAVLGRFSTDPSARASFLQSIPSPTSTGEQ